From a region of the Odoribacter splanchnicus DSM 20712 genome:
- a CDS encoding TIR domain-containing protein → MKYDIFISYRRKGGYETAKHLYDLFSKDGYRVSFDLDTLRNGDFDQALLKRIDQCSDFILILSKGAFARTLDPAFNPRQDWLRIELAYALKKQKNIIPILLEGFEGFPENLPADIKDVAKKNGPQYNQYYFDEFYKKLKTDFLETRKSRFFSLKTILILSALILCAGGIWWYLQEVSGKQCILSKNNTINKSDTLKTESPDSPATPLTSGKEKKDPATPEQNTKKSQDVQPVTSVKLPDWMFAPTQKFIGIAPASLPARGAKEFAVATAAYQWVIAQGKPISGRDTTIESADVKKSHFHLFTPQIAFEYKIEHETQLSSGERVFEIVFFNSKRNPNTLQVFSSIIDEKNNFEQTIKINYTGFEQIKTYEFNIVDEDGNKLARSYLNNTELKSPQTTVYTNAGNFLVPSRSSQQGHIVNLKLEDYHSLSKAWEYGIFSYLFLSPTGIIPCQIKSISRSDGSNITVAAYNDDYSLPSSMSCKGVKNNVLAISYEHNEQKVAEFIKEDSIKKAIANDLKEIENLDIK, encoded by the coding sequence ATGAAATACGATATTTTTATCAGTTACAGACGTAAAGGGGGATACGAAACAGCGAAACACCTCTATGATTTATTTTCTAAAGACGGCTATCGGGTGAGCTTCGATTTGGATACCCTTCGGAACGGAGATTTCGATCAGGCACTTCTGAAACGTATCGACCAGTGTTCCGATTTCATTTTAATACTGAGCAAAGGGGCTTTCGCCAGAACACTCGATCCGGCCTTTAATCCACGACAAGACTGGTTACGAATAGAGTTAGCTTACGCTTTGAAAAAACAGAAAAATATCATCCCCATCCTGCTCGAAGGGTTCGAGGGTTTTCCAGAAAATCTTCCGGCAGATATCAAAGATGTAGCAAAGAAAAACGGACCTCAATATAATCAATATTACTTCGACGAATTTTACAAAAAACTAAAAACCGATTTTTTAGAGACCCGTAAATCCCGCTTCTTTTCTTTAAAAACAATTTTGATCCTATCAGCTCTTATTTTATGTGCCGGAGGGATTTGGTGGTACCTGCAAGAGGTTTCCGGGAAACAGTGTATCCTCTCAAAAAATAACACGATAAATAAATCGGATACCCTTAAAACCGAATCACCGGATAGCCCCGCAACTCCTTTGACTTCGGGAAAAGAGAAAAAAGATCCAGCCACCCCGGAGCAAAACACAAAAAAATCGCAGGATGTACAGCCGGTTACAAGTGTAAAATTACCGGATTGGATGTTCGCCCCGACACAAAAATTCATCGGAATCGCTCCTGCAAGCCTGCCTGCCCGGGGAGCAAAAGAATTTGCTGTAGCAACCGCCGCTTATCAATGGGTGATAGCACAAGGCAAACCCATCTCGGGACGTGATACCACAATAGAGTCTGCGGATGTTAAAAAATCACATTTTCATCTTTTTACCCCTCAAATCGCTTTTGAATATAAGATAGAGCATGAAACGCAATTAAGCAGTGGGGAAAGAGTATTCGAAATTGTTTTTTTTAATTCAAAAAGGAACCCGAATACATTGCAAGTGTTTTCAAGTATAATTGATGAGAAAAATAATTTTGAACAGACAATAAAAATAAATTACACCGGTTTTGAACAGATAAAAACTTATGAATTCAATATCGTCGACGAAGATGGCAATAAACTTGCCCGTTCTTATCTCAATAATACCGAATTGAAGTCTCCCCAGACAACGGTCTACACAAACGCCGGTAACTTTTTAGTCCCCTCCCGTTCTTCACAACAGGGACATATTGTAAACCTAAAGCTCGAAGATTATCATTCGTTAAGCAAAGCCTGGGAATACGGTATATTTTCATATCTCTTTCTTTCTCCTACAGGAATAATACCTTGTCAGATAAAATCTATCAGCCGCAGCGATGGAAGTAATATTACAGTCGCAGCTTATAACGATGATTATAGTTTACCTTCCAGTATGAGTTGTAAAGGAGTCAAAAATAATGTACTGGCCATTTCATACGAACATAATGAACAAAAGGTAGCAGAGTTTATAAAAGAAGACTCGATAAAAAAAGCAATTGCTAATGATTTGAAGGAAATAGAAAATTTAGATATAAAATAA
- a CDS encoding outer membrane beta-barrel protein gives MKKLLIIAICLFGLSPFLKAQMLNLNYQISLPMNQVKDFTDKASFRGFDIEYHQFLGDQFSIGAAIGWDVFYKDKKHTPGNFRFNGNSNVYTITGNQYRYINTVPMLAIGRYYFTDNTTAVRPFVGLGIGTSWTERRLEVGQFASTISRWQFALAPEVGMYIPINDQFAFNVGARYNYGTKAAHGRVPEIQTFSFNFGVILMGMD, from the coding sequence ATGAAAAAACTATTAATAATTGCCATATGCCTTTTCGGCCTGAGCCCTTTCCTGAAAGCTCAGATGCTTAATCTTAACTATCAGATTAGTCTGCCGATGAACCAGGTAAAAGATTTTACGGATAAAGCTAGTTTCCGCGGATTCGATATCGAATATCACCAGTTTTTAGGAGATCAATTCTCTATCGGTGCAGCTATTGGCTGGGATGTCTTTTACAAAGATAAAAAACACACTCCCGGAAATTTCAGATTCAATGGAAATAGTAATGTATATACGATTACCGGGAATCAGTATCGTTATATCAATACGGTGCCTATGTTAGCTATCGGCCGTTATTATTTTACAGATAATACGACGGCTGTCAGACCTTTTGTCGGCTTGGGTATCGGTACCAGCTGGACCGAGAGACGACTGGAAGTAGGACAGTTTGCTTCTACGATCTCCCGCTGGCAGTTTGCATTGGCTCCGGAGGTAGGGATGTATATCCCGATTAACGACCAGTTTGCTTTCAATGTGGGAGCCCGGTATAATTACGGTACCAAAGCTGCTCACGGAAGAGTACCTGAAATCCAGACTTTCAGCTTTAACTTCGGTGTGATCTTGATGGGGATGGACTAA
- a CDS encoding DUF4136 domain-containing protein: MKRLLILLLTGLFAQLVVSCYPEGADNIEDYDVAITNYDKGADFSAFTTFSIPDTVVYFANDNSAGKPSHEFDDAVIKAVTDNFVAMGYEKVADPTATTPAEDLPSFIVTVSAFSNVNYAYFVDNWYNNWNWYWGGWWGGPFNPYYPWYPVSVYSYRTGSVVVEMVSTAKRNDDKVNVVWTGIADGLLQGSNSFVLNRVESQIDQCFIQSPYLKKATTPNK; the protein is encoded by the coding sequence ATGAAACGTTTATTAATTTTATTGCTCACCGGTTTGTTTGCGCAGCTGGTAGTTTCATGTTACCCGGAAGGCGCAGATAACATTGAAGACTATGATGTTGCCATTACAAACTACGACAAAGGTGCTGATTTCAGTGCTTTCACCACCTTTTCGATTCCTGACACGGTCGTTTATTTTGCGAATGACAATAGTGCCGGCAAACCTTCACATGAATTTGATGATGCTGTCATCAAAGCTGTGACCGATAATTTCGTAGCTATGGGATACGAAAAAGTAGCTGATCCGACAGCAACTACTCCTGCCGAAGATTTACCCAGCTTTATCGTGACCGTATCTGCTTTTTCTAATGTCAACTATGCTTATTTCGTCGACAACTGGTACAACAACTGGAATTGGTACTGGGGTGGCTGGTGGGGTGGTCCTTTCAATCCTTACTATCCTTGGTATCCGGTTAGTGTTTACTCTTACAGAACAGGTTCTGTGGTGGTGGAAATGGTTTCTACGGCTAAACGGAATGACGATAAAGTAAATGTTGTTTGGACGGGTATCGCAGACGGTTTGCTTCAGGGATCCAATTCTTTCGTTCTGAATCGTGTAGAATCACAAATCGATCAGTGCTTTATCCAGTCGCCTTATTTGAAGAAAGCCACGACTCCGAACAAATGA
- a CDS encoding ExbD/TolR family protein, with the protein MAIKRSRKANPNFNMSSMTDIVFLLLIFFMVTSTLINPNALKLLLPKSTHQTSNRPAVVVSIDKNLNFYLNTKVTPFSRLEGKIVELLKNSDDPCISIEAEKSVPIEQVVRVMNIAKTYGYKSILATEPE; encoded by the coding sequence ATGGCAATTAAAAGATCCAGAAAAGCAAATCCTAATTTCAATATGTCGTCCATGACCGACATTGTATTTTTATTGCTGATCTTTTTTATGGTCACTTCCACCTTGATTAATCCCAATGCTTTAAAATTATTACTGCCCAAAAGCACACATCAAACCTCCAATCGTCCGGCTGTGGTGGTCTCTATCGATAAGAACCTGAATTTTTATCTCAATACGAAAGTCACTCCTTTTTCCCGGCTAGAAGGGAAGATTGTCGAGCTATTGAAAAATAGCGACGATCCTTGTATTTCTATTGAAGCCGAAAAATCGGTTCCTATCGAACAAGTAGTCAGAGTGATGAATATTGCTAAAACTTATGGCTACAAGTCTATTCTGGCTACCGAACCGGAATAA